tgtccaaacgctagcttagATTGAAATGCCCATTAAGTGAAACCTTAGATAATTTTAATTTAACCATTTATAGTTAATTTAACTTATTTTCGTGCTAGAGCTTTTATAATGACTCTAGTGGCTCGTTGTGTATGATAAGGTGTTCCATAAGAGTCAAAAGATGAGCGATATTATCATAATACATGTGAAAAGTCGATAGCATACTCGATGACCGAAGGAACTTGCTTGACCcaaattttagattcgggttcaACCAATTAGATTTAAATAAAGTAGAGTCAATCTTAGCTAATATTAATATCTAAAAGACAAAATAGCCGATTTTGTAATAGATAATATGTATGCTTTACCGAAGGGCAATAAATATGGACAATGCTAACAATATTCAATGACCCAACTGGAGAAAGATAGtattaaataataagaaatagCAATGGATGACATTTATGTAAATAAGAACATGCAAGTCACCCGAAAAATAGGTGAGATTTGTGGATATTTCTTCTGACAATTATGAATGATTGATAAGCCTTCGAATGTTCAAGTAGTTCTTGGATCTAGTGGAAAAGGTTATGTAAGAATCTTAGTAAAAAGGTGTTTCTCGTGTGCTTGCAATAAAGTCAGATTCTCTCTATAAAGTCAATGTATTTTTTTACAAATCTTATGTCCCCTGTCAttatgtctctttctatttatagggaacatattCCTAAAAACTCTAATAGCACAAgtacagagaatatccactagaatattctcttttgtgTCATATTCTAAAACTAGCTGTTAACTCTGTCTAAgatgctcgacctcgaccttgaTCTACGATGACttctcgaccctgatctttgctAACCATTCGACCGTACCATTCATCACTTTAGGGACCATTTCGACCTTGGATAGGTCTTTATTAAAGCCGTACTGACGACACGTGACAATCTGCGAGTGCCTCCTTAATATTAATATGGTTTTATCATATCAGAGGTAATTTTTGACCCAtacaaatgtaacgacccgactggtcgttttgagcatctGCACTTTGCTCGATAGTTTGAGGGATCGAGTATCTCCACATGATGTATTAAGATTTGTGTAAATCGtcggtgttggttttcaagttatccgaaatcgatttggaagaatgaacttcaagatttaagctttaaattggaagagttgaccaagtttgacctttAGCATTGGatctcggaatggagtttcgttggttccgctagttccgttgggtgattttggacttaggagcgcatccagattgtaatttagaggtccgtagtcgaattagtcttgaaatgacgaaagttggatttttgggaagtttgatcgggagtggacttttcgatatcggggtcggattccgattccggaagttggagtaggtccgtaatgtcaaatgtgacgtgtgtgcaaaattcgaggtcaattggatgtgttttgataggtttcgacatcagttgtagaagttgaagtttcaaagttcattgatttttaCTTGAGGTGCGACTCGTCGTTTTgaggttgttatgcgtgatttgaagcctcgagtaggttcattTCGTCATATaaaacttgtctacaaaatttggctcaatttggagttgatttgatatggttcagacgctcggttgtgattctagaagttcttgaagtttacCTTGATCTTCATGCGTTTAGGcgtccgattcgtgattctagaggttattttgatgttttgatcgctcgagcgagttcgtgttgtGTTTCTGGACCTGGGTGCAtggttggtttggagcctcgggggctcgggtgagtttaagATTGGTTTTAGAATGacttttcatgatttttgagtgctggtactggtgtcatcgcatttgcgatgtttttgtcgcaaatgcgataatcgcaattgcgaagcagcCATCACATTTGCGAAATTTGGGCTGCTGGGGGgagattcgcatttgcgatgtggggttgttcgcttttgcgatggacCCTGTCGCTTTTCCGAGATAttgatcttcgcatttgcgaagttttgGGATCGCAAACGCGACCTTGACAGGAAAACttctggttcgcatttgcggaggtcgcatttgcaaaccccatgtcgcaaatgcaacatctgcaGCCTGCTAAATTCTGAGAattccgagacttagcttcattttgttatattttgaaccctagcttcGATAGGAGGCGATTTTGTGAAGGAATTCtcataccaaatcattgggtaagtgcctCTAATTAATTCTcaactacatttcatgattttacataagatttaacatcaaattcatgaaaatttgtggattttgtcaaaactttgaaaaataaaaatttgggatttgagagtcgcataggactcggatttggaaacaaaatacGTATTTGGACTCATgaggctatgggtagtcaagacctaccattggacccgggttttgaccgggcgggctcggggttgacttttgttgacttttagaaattgtataaaaatcacagctttattagttgaaattattttcccttgcattgtgtgatgtatttaagtcgtctttgactagattgagctgagcagaggtgaatttgtaaaggaaaaagctaaattgagtattgagttagccgaattgaggtaagtgtcttgcctaactttgttgaggaaatttttcctactatttgacattgtttacTACATGCGTGaatgatacatatatgaggtgatgagcatatatgcatgtgccagggttaaccatgctcgggggtaaattatattataaattgtatcttgtagaatcacgtgaccTTCTTACCTCATGCCTtgactcctagatactaagaacatagtattaaatgttagaaactaagacttagcttattataacttgatcaaatttgatgaaattctgagaatacattggtgtgtttaattcggtcatcaatatgcataatcgttaatacattgctacgaccgatattcttgagatactagattctatataCTTATGTTatagatcatttgtgagatttgttggaatacttgaataataaggttcttgcgggtttattgaactattgttggcttgaaaAGCTATGATTGGGATTCATTTagaatattcgtttaaacactctccttgacgttatttatgctttataccttgtttgtcattgatatacatatgcttggtaagaaagagtgtaaaacacgaagggtgatgttgttccTTTGtttatatattatcatgtgagggagagtgtaaagcacgaagggagatgccgtgctatattattgagagtaaaagcacgaaggatgatgccatgtcatattattgagagtaaaagcacgaagagtgatgccatgccatattattgagagtaaaaacatgaagggtgatgccgtgccatgttatgtgagtgtaaagaacgaagggtgatgccgttccatttcatttatattatcatgctttaaattatcatgagttcatggcacgatgggtgtttccgtgcaggtgaggacgagggacatgcattatgttgtgatatctttttTTTGTATATACGTTCATGTCGTTACATTGagctattattgttgtatttatggtcCTTATATGACTTGTCGTTAATGCCCTGTTCTTGTCCTTTatcttatttgttattgtgtcactcatgccttctacttgctaAACTTGCAAAATACCATGCCTACTTCCTGCTGTCATAATTATATCTTTGTCGTATCTATTTTGGTTGCACTTAGTACATGCCTTCTACCGTGTTAGTCATTCATGCTTCTACTTGTTAACGCATAAAGATCACGTGTTCCCCTCTTATTCGTTATATCTATATTTATGcctccaccatgctagttagttgaagttatattcctttCCCTAATTGTTGTCATTACCCCTATGCTTTCCGCCTAGTCTCTTACCGATGCCCTTATGTATATCCTCGTTCATTATTTTTACTTGCGTATTTCCTACTTTGTTATTACTGTTATCGGCATTTCTGCCATCCGATTGGTACTGTTTTACGCATATTTgttgaggatgagataaatgcacgaagggtgttgtcgtgcacTTGACTTGATATCAGAGTATATTCCTCACGCTATGAAAGTTATGGGGTGACTATTGTGGTCTATTAGTTTTCGTTCTAAGGAAAAGATTGGTCGAGATATTGGAAACTGTTGAATTatgatctcttctagtactccGCTATTGCTTTGTACATTCATTTCGTGTACTCTATTCTgttatactgtagtatagttTTATTGCTAGTTTACGGTACATATTTTATCAGTGagcatcttttaactaaaaagcctcgtcactacttcgacgaggttagacaaaatacttactgggtacatggggtcggttgtactcatactatacttctgcaccttgcgtgtagatttttGGAGCGAAGCTGCTAGTGATGCCGGGAGCTgaccctgaagatgttcgtgcattccggatatagctgccacttgttcttggtactttagattttgttaatctgtttatgtaacTTTCAAGCAGACcgtgtaattatttgtatcagctttgtaaattccaagtcttagaagctcatgatttgtactaccagttcttgagtTAATTTGTAAATATCGAGATAATTCTTCACTATTTTCCTataatttcatttggattgtattgtcTGTTAgttggtttacctagcgggtcgagttaggtgtcatcacgactagtgatttttggttcgtgacaacagATCTATCTACTTACTACTTACATTTGAGCCTTTTTTTTTTCCGATCTTGTATTTTAATACATTGAACACTTGTCTAATTTTTAATCTTGGAAGTTGagcttttttttaattaaagCAAATCTACTGGCATGTCTATGGACATATCTGAAATTTGAATTTCTCCTATTATCGCTTTTAAGATTGGTAATGCATTGGTGTATATTCGTTGCAAAATGCACACTAACTGCATGCCTTAACGTTCTTCCCTTGTTGCCAATGTGGCTTGGTCCAAACAAGTAGGTTCGAGTTCTTTTCAGCAAAATAGCCAATAAACAAGGATAATAAGATTTGTTTTATTTTGATCTTTCAAATTGTTTATACGTAATCCTATTGTCTATCAGTTATCAAGAGAAGAAGGTAgaaacaaaagagaaaagaaattctCATTCTTTCAATTTCTTGATTTACAGACACTTATATCCGAAAAAGCTTGTTCGTACTCAATGTTTACATCAATCTAATAAAGACATAATATTGGTCTTTACATACACTATTATCACTAAATCATAGTCGACAGATATTCTCACCTTAATTCATTAAATGATGGTTACTTTATAAAACATGAGAATTACTCCTCATGATCAAGAAATGATAGATGTTTTTTTTACATAGTCAACATACTTGGGTGGTTTCTGTTGTATCTGTTATTTCAAGGTATAACAACTAATAAAAAATTGCAAGGCAATGTTGCTTCCAAAGTTATTACAAACTTGGCATCATCTTTTGATAGAGACCAATGTCCATTCCATGGTAAGCAATTGGAGCATACATCCACAGTTCATCTGAGCTCAGTAACTGTAGCAAGAGAAGAAATATTTAGTAAATTATGCTATATTACTTCCCATATTCAATCAATCAAATTTaaggggaaaaaaagaaagaagaattaACAACAAATAGCCGTTCACCCAATCACTTAAACTAAAAACAGCCGGTGGAGGTATAATACATGCATAATTTATgcattatatatgtataattgtgtataatcaatgtataatcttagtatatggctagaaaaattaaataatgaatatCACCGGCTATTTATGTAAAAATCCCCCAAAAAAACTGGAAAATGTGAAGGCTTTGTTATTTACCTTAATTTGAAGCTGCAAAAACTTCACATAAGTAACTGCTTCTTCAAGCATTGTGCTAATGTCAACCTGATGTATATAGCAAATAAGAAAAATACTCAATAAGAGGATTCTTGAATTTCTTCATTCCTTTAGATGAATTCGTAGGCgtttggaaaaatttgaaaaagtggttttgaaaaactcattttcgaaAAATCTCCAAAACATGCAAAAATCTATGGACAAAcacgtttttgaaaaaaaaatccaaaaaagaggaaaaaaaatcTATGGACAAACGTGTAAGTATTATAATAAAAAGCATTATTACCTTAGTGCCATTGGGAACAAGGTTCTGCAAGATTCTCAATCTTTCATTgatcttttctcttcttctctgcAATTTTTGCAAATAAAAATCTTAGTTTATTAACATTATAAATCTCTGAACAAGTTAATGAACAATAAGTGAATAAATGAAGCTGGTGTTAATTATTACCCTAGCATAAAGGCTTTGTGGATCTGTAGCAGCTCCTCTGCTGGCTCTTGATTTCCCTTTAGATTTTGAAGATATTGCCCCTCCATTTAATTCCTGAGAAGCATTAGAATCATCCTCAGAACTGCAGCAACTTGAGCTCTGTCCATTTTGAATAGCTGCATTATTAGCTTCTTGATCTTCTCCTTCTTCATTGTTAATTTGAGTTATCTTTTGATTCTTTTTCCCTTTTGGCTGTgcctttttcttatttttctgtGCCTGCATTGAGTAAATAATCTAATGAGATTCATATACAAAGATAATATTAATCAATCTCTTTTGTTAAAGTTCTTAAATTAAACTCACATCTTGTGATGATCCCCGCGATTTCTTCTTCGGATTCTCAGGTAATTCCTCCTTGAGTTTTTGTTCCTTTGAACTTGATTGAAGTGCAATTTTGTCAAACTTCCTCTTCAGCTGCATTTCCTTGCTTGAAACAGGGGAAATTCCAACATTGTCCAATTGGTCACATACCATTTCTTCTTTGGATGAGGGTGAGTCCATGTCATTAGTATCATCAGGAAAATTAATAGACAAATTTTCAAGATTATTTTTGTTGTCCATAATAAAGAAATCAATGGACTGATCATCAGGTTGGTTGTTAATTGCTACTTGAAGAAGCTGGTTATTAACATCATGATCAATGTCGTGGTTCGAATTGTTAGTGAAAAAAATGCCATCACTTCCACAGCTGGTAATGCTACTTTCTTGAGAAAAATACTGAAAGTTAGTGTTAGCTTCATGTTGTTCATCACCTAATTGATAGAATGCTGATTGTGGAGGACCATTCTCATAACCCGAGCCACCATTTTCGCGAGCATTTATCGCGAACAAGTTGCCTTGGTCGCCATGCAATTGAAGCATGAAATCTGCAGTTTCAGTACTTGAGAATAATTTGGTTAATGACTCCCATTCTTCATCAAAAAAAGCTCCAATTTGCTCCATTTTTTTGGTTAAAAGTGTAAAGGGAGTTAGGCCAAAGAGAAATAGAGGTGGCTTTACTAAATAGTATTGTCAACTGATATACTGACAAAATAAGGTTTTGAGGATGATCTCACACTTGGAATGAGCGAAAAGTTGGGGACATTTATACGAGAAAAGGTTACAAAGGAATTGAAAGAATGTTTAGATGAAGATTTACTTGATTTTTTTAATTGAAATCCATAATTCCAAATGATTAATTTACAAAGGTCTTTTTTCCAATGTGGGGCCAACCAACAGGCAAAGTACAACTAAGAAGAGGGGCCAAGTTCATGcaataatgaaataaaatatgTTAGCCTTTTAATTGGATTAATGTAATCTTGGACTTAGCTTATTATGTCATTAATGAGTCATCGAAGGCTAACTGTCTTAATCTAAtcattgggtcatgacaattaaCCACACTGATTGATAAAAATTAATGAAAAGTTAACAGTAATTAACAGAAGAGATGTTAGAACGTGGTAAGCTTTTCTTGAATATACTATGAGTTCTGTTGGGGGATTAAAGAAAAGGAATGAAGAGGACGTGGGAGATGAGTGTGCAATCTTTTAAACTACTAACGAAATCCGACACTGTAACCGCAAAGTTCGTTTCTTGTCTCTTTGTTTTGAGAATTTTTGGTTCTCAAACCTAACCATTGTTACCCTAGTAGTACTTGAAATACAATATAATGTCGTTACATAAGGATATCAGTTCATGTATTTCCCCTCTTTTTATTTCGTCAAAAGGAAAATACTCCATTTGTGCCCCCCCAAaaaaagcgacaaggttttaagtACAAGGGTTCTGAAAAGGTCTAAAACACGAAGGATCAACACATTAACATATTTGGCGAAACCTCTAAAAaaaacttattttgaaaagtatttttttcaaaaataattttcaaaaaagtatttttttcaaaaataattttcaaaaaagtatttttttgagaAGTAGTTTGTGCTTGACTGATTAATTTAAAAAACACTTTTGAACAGTAATTAGTattttggccaaacttttaaaaagtatttttaagtgtatttttttcaaaagtgcctTTGGGGATAAACTATTTTTTCCATTTCTCAAAAattgcttctgcttctactcaaaaatatttttttccttctaaaagtctggccaaatattttaactttagaaaaaaaatactttcgaCCAAAAAGAAGCTTGGTCAAATAGGCTATTAACTCTATATAAGAATTCTTCTTTATATAACTCAAATTAAGATACTATATTCACAAATATTTTTAAGATGTTTGGAAAAGTTGTGTTAGTTTGAGTGACCTTATGaattactaaagaacttggttctttaccTTACTCCTTAAACGTGAAGTAAAATAAGCAGTAAAGTAAAAACAAtaaattttacgtgaaaaatcaccCGGCTGAAAAAGtgcaaaaaccacgacctactacgtagaatttttaatttcaacttcactagaacaatgagccaaaTATATCGATTACAAAACTGTAAATCAATACTCTCTAGTACTCCTACTACAACTATTTGatttacaagttactctaacttgtaaaacaaccactcactccaactcactaaTTATTTGTGACACTTCCTAAAATACATTCACTAGAATGACTCAAGAAGAAAACAATACGGGTACTCAACTAGTAGTGTGTAAAATGTAATTCTTTAGTTGACGTGCTGATCTTCTAGGAGTCCTAAAAGTAGTCAGCTTCTCGTTTGATAGGACTCCTTCTGTTTCAAAGACTCCACAAGTCTTGGGACTCTTGTCTCTCTCTCATTCATACGTATTTTCTTGGGCAACGACCCTTATCATAAGTAGCAGTCTTCTTCAACCAAACTCGGACCTAGGTAACTTTGATATAAATTTACTTTCTTGAAAATATGTACAATCATCAACCCCGAGGAGCTGATCCTTAACCTTGAGGAGCTGGTCCTTAACCCTGAGGAGCTGGTTCTTAAAGCGGTTAGGCAGCTATGTTGGGGATTTGGTTTTTAGAACACTTCAACTGAATAAACTTTGCTAATCATCAAAATCTCAATACTCAACAAATTccccttttttgatgatgacaaactttgtacATACTAGAATCGggtaatcacaccaaatcatgATCAACAAGCGC
This region of Nicotiana tomentosiformis chromosome 4, ASM39032v3, whole genome shotgun sequence genomic DNA includes:
- the LOC104119728 gene encoding transcription factor RSL2-like; the protein is MEQIGAFFDEEWESLTKLFSSTETADFMLQLHGDQGNLFAINARENGGSGYENGPPQSAFYQLGDEQHEANTNFQYFSQESSITSCGSDGIFFTNNSNHDIDHDVNNQLLQVAINNQPDDQSIDFFIMDNKNNLENLSINFPDDTNDMDSPSSKEEMVCDQLDNVGISPVSSKEMQLKRKFDKIALQSSSKEQKLKEELPENPKKKSRGSSQDAQKNKKKAQPKGKKNQKITQINNEEGEDQEANNAAIQNGQSSSCCSSEDDSNASQELNGGAISSKSKGKSRASRGAATDPQSLYARRRREKINERLRILQNLVPNGTKVDISTMLEEAVTYVKFLQLQIKLLSSDELWMYAPIAYHGMDIGLYQKMMPSL